In Anoplopoma fimbria isolate UVic2021 breed Golden Eagle Sablefish chromosome 7, Afim_UVic_2022, whole genome shotgun sequence, the DNA window TTAGTTAGTCATTCAACAGAAAAAGAATCAGCAATGATATTAGTAATTGATTAGGTAAACAttcactttttcattatttttcgacattttatcaaacagatgaaaaatgaTGGAATGAGAAGATAATCTGTGCTAATTAAAATAAGCATTAGTTACAGCCCTACACTCGTGTTAGGCTTTTACCGATTACTAGCCTGCTCATcaattttctgtctttttattctatcaccataaactgaatatctttgtttttccgACATTACATGAACATTGAAGCGGAGCTTGAGAGAATtgtgacattttcactgttttatgacattttatcaaccaaaaatacatcaaatttgTTGTTGACACAATGAATTAGTTCTGAAACTGACTGTGCAGTCTCTAGCCCACATTGTTCATAAggttaaaaggtaaaaaataatcTACTCTCATGCTTATGCGTGTGACTCTGCAGGAGCAGCTGACCAGACGTatggaggagctgcaggcaGAGCGGTCCAGGACCGATGCTCACATCCAGTCTCTGAAGAAACGCAAGGCAGATCTCTCTGTAAGTACGGGACCAGAGGCTCGCAATACTTGGAATAGACACTATACACTAACTTATCAgactaccaaaaaaaaaaaaaaaaaaaagcactgtaAATCAATAGATGACATGTATTAATCCTCTGGTGTGTGTTCAACATTTGGCCCTCACGCTCTCCGTCTTCCTCCCTGAAGAAGAGCACAGAGAGGATGAAGCAGAAGGTTCGAGAGCACTTTGAGAACATGCAGTGTGTCCTGAAGCAGGACGAGCAGGCAGTCAAGGACTATCTGGAGCAGGACCTGAGGCAGACCAGGACCAGACTGGACCAGGTTCTGAATAACTGGAAACATCACCAGGACCAGGTCACCAAGAGCATCGGCAGCATCCAGAGAGCACTGAGCACCAGCCCGGCAGCAGAGGAAGACGGGAAGGTCTGCGCACTGACACCGATTAAAACCACAGTAACTGAAGTATTTTCCTGCTGTTTTAATCTGAATTTCTGCTTGTTGTCATCTCAAGGGTCAGTCTGACAATCTGAGGTAAAACACTGCACCGTTAGATGAAGTCCTATACAGCTCCACtgctcacctctctgtctcattACAATCTCTGTGATCTCTCTCGCAGTCCTAAGAAGCCAGATGCCTCCGAGCAGCAAATCCGACTGAATGCAGAGAGGTTTGAAAGGCTCCTGAAAACATTATCCTCCATCTCCAAACAGCTGAAAGCTCAGCTGCAGAGGAAGACTCTCCTGTTAGGTACTGAGGCCATCAGTCCACAAGCTAACTCATGAATACGGTCTGGTTCTACAATAAGTGAATAAGTAAAATGCCATGTCAGCTAGTAAAACTATTAAATCATGTTAATCCAATACTGCTAAGAAACATTGTAATTGATTTGCAACATTGGCTGCAGAGACAGGTCACACTGATGCACGGTAAATGACGTCAAAACGTCATTTACAAATCTAAAGattctctgtttattttcagatttattcCCTGTGGTGATTGACAGGCAGACTTGCCATAGCCAGATCCTGGTGACCTCAGAGGGGCGGGGCATGTCCGTATCCGGCTCTGCCTGCTCAGCTCCGGAGCATCCCCTCCAGTTTGACAAGGTGTGCTGTGCTCTGGGCTCGTCTCCCGTCACAGCCGGTCAGCACTACTGGGAGGTGGACGTCCGCTGCTGCTCCGGCTGGGCCGTTGGCGCCGCCTACGGGAGCCTGGGGAGGAAGGGCCGGGATAAGGGCGCCAAGCTGGGCCGCAACAGGACCTCCTGGTGCGTGGAGCTTCGCGACGGCCATCTTTCCGCTTGGCACAACAACCGGCACGTAGCGTGCCAGGGTGTTGGGCAGACGCCGCTGGGAAAGGTGGGAGTGTGGGTGAGATACGACAAGGGCCAGATGGTGTTCTACGATGCAGACACAATGGCTGTCCTGCAGAGTTTCTCAGCAGCTGTGACGACCGTGTTCGACCGGGCCCATCACCAGTTCACCGAGCCGCTGTACCCTGCCATACGCTTCCTGAGACCATCGGAGAACCAGACGTGGCCGAATCACCTTGAGCTCAGTCACAGCAACACTCCATGATACTGCAGTCGAACTCCACAGACAGTGATGGGGATTCTATCCCTCCATGTATGTATAGCATCCCATCAGAGCAGCTGTTCAGAAGAAAACATCATGACAATAAAAGAGACAAACCAACCTGAAGTCAATGTCCAGCAGCAGACTCTTCATTGGCTCATGCTTCTGCTCAAGGTTTCGCAACTTGATCAGCTCCTGAAGTCTggcacaaacaacaacaatcattATGGACTGATATCTACAAGTGTTTTTAATCTTAGTCATTTGACCATTTTGTTACTTGGCAGTCGCTGAAACTGTGTTCTAAAATGTTACTGCTGCTCAGGCTGAACCGAATAGTCTGACcctcaaagcttcattcataaaagCCAATGAAATTCTAAAGCAACATTTGAAgactgcacttttttttttgttgcatgtctATTCATTCTATTTACAGCCGTTATTTatgcacagttgcagataaagatcaggctacacttatattattattgtataataCTTTTTGTAGAATTAAATTCCAGTGGTTGCTTCGTAGTAGTGATGTTTATAGTGGGTTCAGACCTTATAGCGGGTCGGGGGTACTAAAAAATTCTGACCCCAGCATCCCTACTGCGTGGGATTGTGTCTGACTCGTGtgatcaaaatgttttcatcgtTTGATCGAGACACTTCCAGACTACTCCAGAGAGTAGTCTGGAAGTGAATGATGAAAACATCTTGGACTTTACAATACTGTTGTAAAGTCCAAATCGTgaaaatgtttatgtgtatatacatttgttggcgtttaacatttcaaaaataatggATGCAAGGGTTTGCTCTACTGCTTGTCgcacacaaagagaagcatTCACAAGCAGTCTAGTAACAATCAAACAGCACCATAGAATACTTTTGTAAAACCAGGATATCCCAAAAATATAATCATTCAATCATCTTTCCTTTTTAGCTCTGCTCCAAGCTCAATAAACgctttgaatgttaaaaaaaaaaagacagcccTTATTCTTTGAGCAATGCACATGATattctgaaacaaaaagaacaaaacttcACGGCCAGATAGTACTGGTGGTAAGACAGAAGATTTTTGAGATTTGGGTGAACTGGCccattaattaaatgtgtaacTGCACACTTTAACGTGTTCATTTATAAATCCAATTTGATG includes these proteins:
- the si:dkey-219e21.4 gene encoding nuclear factor 7, ovary; this encodes MLMRVTLQEQLTRRMEELQAERSRTDAHIQSLKKRKADLSKSTERMKQKVREHFENMQCVLKQDEQAVKDYLEQDLRQTRTRLDQVLNNWKHHQDQVTKSIGSIQRALSTSPAAEEDGKGQSDNLSPKKPDASEQQIRLNAERFERLLKTLSSISKQLKAQLQRKTLLLDLFPVVIDRQTCHSQILVTSEGRGMSVSGSACSAPEHPLQFDKVCCALGSSPVTAGQHYWEVDVRCCSGWAVGAAYGSLGRKGRDKGAKLGRNRTSWCVELRDGHLSAWHNNRHVACQGVGQTPLGKVGVWVRYDKGQMVFYDADTMAVLQSFSAAVTTVFDRAHHQFTEPLYPAIRFLRPSENQTWPNHLELSHSNTP